A stretch of the Vulcanisaeta souniana JCM 11219 genome encodes the following:
- a CDS encoding ArsR/SmtB family transcription factor gives MLTTLESLFSALADRTRLEIVLFIMRNGKASVQEIARGINKSQSLVSHHLACLRNCGIVKTERKGKYVYYSLLDNEVVSIIKLAVEHAMKFSQSILACEIINEEKNRNEIETRVNLT, from the coding sequence ATGCTTACGACGTTAGAATCCCTATTTAGTGCATTAGCTGATAGGACTAGGCTTGAGATTGTGCTATTTATAATGAGAAACGGAAAGGCATCAGTACAGGAAATAGCCCGTGGCATTAATAAGTCACAATCATTAGTGTCTCATCACTTAGCCTGCCTTAGGAACTGCGGTATAGTTAAGACAGAGAGGAAGGGTAAGTACGTTTACTACTCATTACTAGATAATGAGGTTGTAAGTATAATTAAGTTGGCTGTGGAACACGCAATGAAGTTTAGCCAATCAATATTAGCGTGTGAAATAATTAATGAGGAGAAAAATAGAAATGAGATAGAAACTCGGGTAAACCTTACTTAG
- a CDS encoding class II fumarate hydratase → MEFVRKARDLYLDTGTRFPRRIIWAMGLIKYAAAKVNVELGLLSSDVGGAIMKVSQELMSGKYDNEVVLDVYQTGSGTGLNMNINEIIAKHAYLDLGIKVHPNDHVNLGQSSNDVVPTAIRVAAVMEYVESLRPAINDLIVSLRRRINEFSDAVKPGRTHLRDALPITLGQELSGYLDAFLRDVQLLDYVINFVKGLPIGGTAVGTGFNTHPNFGDEVIKVINEVSGLDFIKVNPFMSMKLLTDLVMLSGAIRVLSLDLHRFGQDIRLMFSGPFTGLNEVDIPTQSEVAGSSIMPGKTNPVTVESLLQAIAQILGLDKSIEYASMLGEFELSMGIPVIGYDIIMEMSILSNGIRKFAELVIDRLVPNIDVMRKYAERSLALITMITPMIGYEKATELSRELMMGRSIRDVLKELGFSDNEIDSILNLKELTRPGFKVQRK, encoded by the coding sequence ATGGAATTTGTAAGAAAGGCGAGGGATCTCTACCTGGACACGGGTACTAGGTTTCCGCGTAGGATAATATGGGCAATGGGGCTCATTAAGTATGCCGCAGCCAAGGTTAATGTGGAGCTTGGGCTATTAAGTAGTGATGTTGGTGGTGCAATAATGAAGGTCTCCCAAGAATTAATGAGTGGTAAGTATGATAATGAAGTAGTACTTGACGTGTATCAAACAGGTTCTGGCACCGGCTTAAACATGAATATTAATGAAATCATTGCCAAGCACGCGTATTTAGATCTCGGTATTAAGGTACATCCTAACGATCACGTGAACCTTGGCCAATCATCAAATGATGTTGTACCCACGGCCATTAGGGTTGCCGCAGTTATGGAGTACGTGGAGTCATTAAGGCCTGCAATTAATGATTTAATAGTCTCACTGCGTAGGAGGATTAATGAGTTTAGCGATGCTGTTAAGCCCGGTAGAACACATCTAAGGGATGCGTTGCCAATAACCCTCGGTCAGGAATTATCTGGCTACCTAGATGCGTTTCTACGTGACGTTCAATTACTCGATTACGTCATTAATTTCGTTAAGGGGTTGCCAATCGGCGGTACCGCGGTCGGTACTGGCTTTAATACACATCCAAATTTTGGTGATGAGGTTATTAAGGTAATTAATGAGGTGAGTGGGCTGGATTTCATAAAGGTTAACCCATTCATGTCCATGAAATTACTCACCGATTTGGTAATGCTATCAGGTGCAATTAGGGTATTGTCACTGGACCTTCACAGGTTTGGTCAGGATATTAGGTTAATGTTTTCGGGACCGTTTACAGGCCTTAATGAGGTAGATATACCTACACAGAGCGAGGTTGCTGGGTCTAGCATAATGCCTGGTAAGACCAACCCAGTTACCGTGGAGTCCCTCCTCCAGGCCATAGCGCAGATATTGGGCCTTGATAAGTCAATCGAGTATGCCTCAATGCTTGGGGAGTTTGAGTTGAGCATGGGTATACCGGTCATTGGCTATGACATAATCATGGAGATGAGCATCCTAAGTAATGGGATTAGAAAGTTCGCAGAACTTGTGATTGATAGGTTAGTCCCCAATATAGATGTCATGCGTAAATACGCCGAGAGATCACTAGCCTTAATAACAATGATCACGCCCATGATAGGTTATGAGAAAGCTACCGAATTAAGTAGGGAATTAATGATGGGTCGTAGCATTAGGGATGTGCTTAAGGAGTTGGGATTTAGCGACAATGAGATTGATAGTATCCTTAACCTTAAGGAATTAACGAGACCTGGGTTTAAGGTACAACGCAAGTAG
- a CDS encoding DsrE/DsrF/DrsH-like family protein — protein MAEERKLGIVFASGAANRICCLVIYGAAALAAGYKVVVHLVNEGLVAFRKDVLPRLNTQDLGVTMGPAMYVPYIETYLRNLKSAVEKGEFKDWYSYIKELKSIYGDKFKIYACPLAAQLYNIRKEDLVDIVDEIRGAESFLEEAYGGPILYL, from the coding sequence ATGGCTGAGGAGAGGAAATTGGGTATTGTATTCGCATCGGGCGCCGCAAATAGGATCTGTTGCCTGGTGATTTATGGCGCAGCGGCACTGGCGGCCGGCTATAAGGTCGTTGTTCACTTGGTTAATGAGGGTTTGGTCGCCTTTAGGAAGGATGTACTGCCAAGGCTGAATACCCAGGACTTAGGCGTGACAATGGGGCCGGCAATGTACGTCCCTTACATAGAGACGTACTTAAGGAATTTAAAGAGCGCCGTGGAGAAGGGCGAGTTTAAGGACTGGTACTCATACATAAAGGAACTTAAGTCAATTTATGGCGATAAATTCAAAATATATGCATGCCCACTTGCCGCGCAACTCTATAACATAAGAAAGGAGGATTTAGTTGATATAGTGGATGAGATTAGGGGTGCGGAGTCCTTCCTTGAGGAGGCCTATGGAGGACCAATACTGTATCTATGA
- a CDS encoding sulfurtransferase → MEPLIEAHELLRAFGTDANPFISNSPIAVEVNENPRVGYLSWHIPKSMLLNLYSDLLYGVGIIKGYYELMVDLVTRGIARERHVVLLDEIDNRHSAIAYMVFKALGFRHVSILNGSKISWLIHKGPLCTCNGHAYKGSFDPRNWLNITVNFKDYFVNFDQVYELVTNNNIGSNTLLIDTRSPCEYIGDDMDIWGHIPGAINMPWNLFLEPQTNRFRDHDEIRKVVDNYGLSPSDDIILYCRTGGRSALVWFVLTELLGFSRVRVYLGSWLDWLNHGAPIKRGKEP, encoded by the coding sequence GTGGAACCATTAATCGAAGCCCATGAACTGCTAAGGGCTTTTGGAACCGATGCAAATCCGTTTATTTCTAATTCCCCTATTGCGGTTGAGGTGAATGAGAACCCAAGGGTTGGATACCTTAGTTGGCACATACCAAAATCTATGTTGTTAAACCTTTATAGTGATTTGCTATATGGTGTGGGTATTATCAAGGGATATTATGAATTAATGGTTGATTTAGTAACTAGGGGTATTGCCAGGGAAAGACATGTGGTTCTTCTTGATGAGATTGATAATAGGCACTCCGCGATAGCCTACATGGTATTTAAAGCCCTTGGATTTAGGCACGTGTCAATACTTAACGGCAGTAAAATAAGCTGGTTGATACATAAGGGCCCTCTATGCACTTGCAATGGCCATGCGTATAAAGGTAGTTTTGATCCAAGGAATTGGCTAAATATTACCGTCAATTTCAAGGATTACTTCGTTAATTTCGATCAAGTATACGAGCTAGTCACTAATAACAATATTGGCAGTAATACACTACTTATTGATACCAGGTCTCCCTGTGAGTACATAGGTGATGACATGGATATTTGGGGCCACATACCGGGCGCCATTAACATGCCCTGGAACCTATTCCTCGAACCCCAAACCAATAGGTTTAGGGATCATGATGAGATTAGGAAGGTGGTTGATAATTACGGGCTTTCACCAAGTGACGACATAATACTTTACTGCAGGACTGGTGGTAGGTCAGCCCTCGTGTGGTTTGTTTTAACCGAACTGCTCGGCTTTAGTAGGGTTAGGGTTTACCTTGGTTCCTGGCTTGACTGGTTAAATCATGGTGCTCCAATTAAGCGCGGTAAGGAACCCTAA
- a CDS encoding peroxiredoxin family protein: protein MIVNTRILLYVIIIVILTVVTLSLIIVLYNSSVVNVGIKVGDYAPNAQFTLDNGTTVDLSDFLHHGHYVLLYFAATWCSSCAYGVLTLSHYAQLLAARNVTVIILEPYNDLGYSGTPVGIFVKYFAGNNSRLFIIGYASLEMTEAYDPHGYPDIYYLISPNGRIIYSNVDLSNTINGLLDVVGVG from the coding sequence ATGATCGTGAATACCCGCATTCTCTTGTACGTAATAATCATAGTAATACTTACCGTGGTTACGTTAAGTCTCATAATTGTACTATATAATTCATCAGTGGTCAATGTAGGAATAAAAGTAGGTGATTACGCACCAAATGCGCAGTTTACGCTGGATAATGGAACCACAGTGGATCTATCGGATTTCCTTCACCACGGACACTACGTATTACTCTACTTCGCAGCCACTTGGTGTAGTAGTTGCGCATACGGTGTTCTCACGCTAAGTCATTATGCACAGTTATTAGCCGCGAGGAATGTCACGGTCATAATACTCGAACCATACAATGACTTAGGCTACTCAGGAACACCAGTAGGTATATTCGTTAAATACTTTGCGGGTAATAATTCAAGGCTGTTCATAATAGGTTATGCAAGCCTTGAAATGACTGAAGCATATGATCCGCATGGTTATCCAGACATCTACTACTTAATATCTCCCAATGGAAGGATAATTTATAGTAATGTTGACTTATCAAACACCATAAATGGTCTATTAGATGTAGTGGGAGTTGGTTAA
- a CDS encoding pirin family protein: MRKTAIHIIGGNWTRDGAGVKLYRVFGDTRIAEITDPFLLLDHFGSRDPNDYMMGFPWHPHRGIETVTYLLNGEVHHRDSTGNEGVIGPGDAQWMTAGSGIFHEEMPKPIRKVTLNSNEIYDTEVNGFQLWVNLPSKYKMRVPKYRNVLRKHIPVVELESGGRAVIIAGKIRVSGYGTVEGPVNDLTTPIHYLDVQLPEESTFNYEVNNGYTTLIYMVDGEASLDQWHVARRGELFVLTRDGDEVIVRTSEKPARFLLMAGRPIGEPIAWYGPIVMNTWDEIRRAFDELRRGTFIKARPEVQDY; encoded by the coding sequence GTGAGGAAGACAGCCATTCACATAATTGGGGGTAACTGGACAAGGGATGGAGCAGGCGTTAAGCTATATAGGGTATTTGGCGATACACGTATTGCCGAGATAACAGACCCATTTCTACTCCTTGATCATTTCGGCTCAAGAGATCCTAATGACTATATGATGGGGTTTCCATGGCATCCGCACAGGGGTATTGAAACAGTGACCTATTTATTGAATGGGGAGGTTCACCACAGGGATAGTACAGGGAATGAGGGAGTTATTGGTCCTGGAGATGCCCAGTGGATGACTGCCGGCAGTGGTATCTTCCATGAAGAGATGCCAAAGCCCATTAGAAAAGTTACATTGAATAGCAATGAGATTTACGACACGGAGGTTAACGGCTTTCAACTTTGGGTAAACCTACCCAGCAAGTATAAGATGAGGGTTCCTAAGTACAGGAACGTCCTCAGGAAGCACATACCAGTGGTTGAGTTGGAGAGCGGTGGTAGGGCCGTGATTATTGCGGGAAAAATTAGGGTGAGTGGTTATGGGACTGTTGAGGGGCCAGTTAATGACTTAACAACACCAATACACTACTTAGATGTTCAATTGCCCGAGGAATCAACATTCAATTATGAAGTTAATAATGGATATACTACATTGATTTATATGGTTGATGGTGAAGCATCCCTTGACCAGTGGCATGTTGCTAGACGCGGAGAGCTTTTTGTCTTAACAAGAGATGGAGATGAGGTTATAGTGAGAACGAGCGAGAAGCCCGCTAGATTCTTATTAATGGCTGGTAGGCCTATCGGTGAGCCAATTGCATGGTATGGACCCATAGTAATGAATACCTGGGATGAAATAAGAAGGGCCTTTGATGAGCTGCGAAGGGGTACGTTCATTAAGGCAAGGCCTGAAGTCCAGGATTATTAA
- a CDS encoding TRASH domain-containing protein: MGKLRSNIGSGDKLVCENCGAELTPERIYVHEINGAKHYFCCEHCAHEFERKLRIAH; this comes from the coding sequence ATGGGTAAGCTTAGATCAAATATAGGTAGTGGAGATAAATTGGTCTGTGAGAATTGCGGTGCTGAATTAACACCTGAGAGGATATATGTGCATGAAATTAACGGAGCTAAGCATTACTTTTGCTGTGAGCATTGCGCCCATGAGTTTGAACGTAAATTGAGGATTGCTCATTGA